In Drosophila nasuta strain 15112-1781.00 chromosome 2R, ASM2355853v1, whole genome shotgun sequence, a single genomic region encodes these proteins:
- the LOC132787266 gene encoding uncharacterized protein LOC132787266 yields the protein MDEKTLIETVHTQKQKVHVPTMLTFQNGSLGASADFSLIENKKQRNSRKRAMVVAGSNVYSGDLQESQEFDTYICIRNKNTNKATIVPVQQALLSNSIYKTLEAQGQQPFFSREHATKKLLKEFGGRKASRYMANTEEMMVNVDVVRQELDETVQSSVRNGGDDEEDDTLPEVNTNNAEYLATIVPAFDKTATKVDEVYDVENVVPQSLLDRLDEEAKSVYATPTENLPIESDYLRECIKRIQEKPIASKQDFLNIKLIIYMDALQSLISLRKRQMKFVELSRITEKVENDIRHRFADPNAAKSCTRTTFSTEKALTHFIVLALLISEKHEVDSNTLSRILRTSKQRIVTYAHIVNARPKARSDLLTLRLPSTVPPLKVSGRFQRKK from the exons atggatgaaaaaacattaattgaaACTGTGCAcactcaaaaacaaaaagtgcacGTTCCTACAATGT TAACCTTTCAGAATGGATCCCTTGGCGCTTCCGCCGATTTCAGTTTAATTGAGAACAAAAAGCAGCGCAATTCACGCAAACGAGCGATGGTCGTAGCCGGGAGTAATGTCTACTCTGGTGATCTGCAGGAGAGTCAAGAATTCGATACGTACATTTGCATACGTAACAAAAACACCAACAAAGCAACCATTGTGCCCGTTCAACAAGCATTGCTCTCCAATAGCATCTACAAGACGCTAGAGGCACAAGGTCAACAGCCATTCTTCAGCAGAGAGCACGCTACAAAGAAGCTGCTCAAAGAGTTTGGAGGTCGCAAAGCTTCGCGCTATATGGCCAATACCGAGGAGATGATGGTCAATGTGGATGTAGTGCGCCAGGAACTGGATGAGACTGTTCAAAGCTCAGTGCGCAATGGTGGAGATGATGAGGAGGACGACACATTGCCCGAGGTGAATACCAATAACGCCGAGTACTTGGCCACCATTGTACCCGCCTTCGACAAGACGGCAACGAAAGTAGACGAAGTTTATGATGTGGAGAATGTGGTGCCACAATCGCTGCTTGACCGATTGGATGAGGAAGCGAAAAGTGTTTATGCAACACCAACAGAAAATTTACC CATTGAATCGGATTATTTGCGTGAATGCATCAAGCGCATACAGGAGAAACCAATTGCTTCGAAGCAAGACTTTCTCAACATCAAGCTGATCATCTACATGGATGCGCTGCAATCGCTGATTTCGTTGCGCAAGCGCCAAATGAAATTCGTGGAGCTCTCGCGCATCACAGAGAAAGTCGAGAACGATATACGACATCGTTTTGCCGATCCCAACGCGGCCAAGTCCTGCACACGTACCACGTTCAGCACAGAGAAGGCTCTAACGCATTTTATTGTCCTGGCATTGCTAATCAGCGAGAAGCACGAAGTGGACTCGAATACATTGTCGCGCATTCTGCGAACATCGAAGCAACGCATCGTAACCTATGCTCACATTGTGAATGCACGTCCCAAGGCGCGTTCGGATTTGCTAACGTTGCGTTTGCCTAGCACGGTGCCACCTCTAAAAGTCTCTGGACGTTTCCAGCgtaaaaagtaa
- the LOC132787271 gene encoding dynein light chain Tctex-type yields the protein MDESREESQFIVDDVSKTIKEAIETTIGGNAYQHDKVNNWTGQVVENCLTVLTKEQKPYKYIVTAMIMQKNGAGLHTASSCYWNNDTDGSCTVRWENKTMYCIVSVFGLAV from the coding sequence aTGGATGAGTCACGCGAAGAAAGTCAATTTATTGTGGATGATGTGAGCAAAACAATTAAGGAGGCAATCGAGACAACTATCGGTGGCAATGCGTACCAGCACGACAAGGTAAACAATTGGACCGGACAGGTAGTGGAGAACTGTTTGACAGTTCTCACGAAGGAACAGAAGCCATACAAATATATTGTGACTGCGATGATTATGCAAAAGAATGGCGCTGGCTTGCACACTGCGAGCTCCTGCTATTGGAACAACGACACCGACGGCAGCTGCACAGTTCGCTGGGAAAATAAAACCATGTACTGCATTGTCTCCGTTTTCGGCTTGGCTGTTTAA
- the LOC132787263 gene encoding 2-(3-amino-3-carboxypropyl)histidine synthase subunit 2 codes for MSNSTASAFSSLDTAALERQTELLNEPAVTFEQIWNETHEKVSIGWIRQNGYKRICLQFPDDYLPHSNAISNGLKTALAAEECKVFILADTTYGSCCVDEIAAAHVESDSMIHFGNACRSKASRLPVLYLYPVLSLELPKMLQQLTTLQAECAEREVCIYFDIGYQHLYDPASSEGEDTLHSQLRELLQPKKLIIEVYPPPAEDCVESKQQAESASDAERICVFVGADNQRFANLSLTTTAYQWHILDGATATISLKNPLTAQYIRRRYYYIEKCKDAQTLGLIVATLSAVGYLDVVTRLQTMAKSRGIKTQLISVGRINPAKLANFLEIDCFVLIGCPFNNMYNSKEYYKPIVSVFEAEMALNPAWHMKYPASYVTDFKQLLPEGRSFLPFDATAVQDQQDVSLVSGRVRGAQENNDTVETAANTTLATQAKMALMTSDTGLSFEDRTWQGLDPALGQTEPAKIQKGLNGIPIKYSHD; via the exons atGAGCAATTCAACAGCCTCTGCCTTCTCCAGCTTGGATACGGCGGCCCTGGAACGCCAAACAGAATTGCTTAATGAACCGGCGGTCACATTTGAGCAAATATGGAATGAAACACATGAAAAAGTCAGCATCGGTTGGATACGACAAAATGGTTACAAGCGC ATATGTCTGCAATTCCCAGACGACTATCTACCACACAGCAATGCCATCAGCAATGGCTTGAAGACAGCATTGGCTGCAGAAGAATGCAAAGTCTTCATTTTAGCAGACACTACTTATGGGAGTTGTTGTGTGGATGAAATCGCTGCCGCTCATGTGGAGTCCGACAGTATGATTCACTTTGGTAATGCCTGCCGCAGCAAAGCCAGCCGCCTGCCGGTGCTCTACTTGTACCCAGTGTTGTCACTAGAGTTGCCAAAAATGCTGCAGCAACTTACAACGCTGCAAGCGGAGTGCGCAGAACGCGAagtttgcatttattttgacaTAGGCTATCAGCATCTTTATGATCCGGCATCAAGCGAGGGTGAAGACACTCTGCACAGCCAGCTGCGTGAGCTTCTGCAGCCAAAGAAGCTGATCATCGAAGTGTATCCACCGCCAGCTGAGGATTGCGTGGAGAGCAAGCAACAGGCTGAATCTGCTTCAGATGCCGAGCGCATCTGCGTCTTTGTGGGCGCCGACAATCAGCGCTTTGCTAACTTGTCTCTGACCACTACAGCATATCAATGGCATATTTTAGATGGCGCCACAGCCACTATCAGCCTGAAGAATCCTCTGACAGCTCAATACATACGCCGACGTTACTATTATATCGAGAAATGCAAAGATGCCCAGACGCTGGGATTAATTGTGGCCACCTTAAGTGCTGTTGGCTATCTGGATGTGGTGACCCGTCTGCAGACGATGGCCAAGAGTCGCGGCATCAAGACACAGCTGATTTCAGTGGGTCGCATCAATCCAGCAAAGTTGGCTAACTTTCTAGAGATTGATTGCTTTGTACTAATCGGTTGTCCCTTTAACAACATGTACAACTCCAAGGAATATTACAAACCCATAGTATCTGTGTTTGAGGCTGAAATGGCATTGAATCCCGCCTGGCACATGAAATATCCAGCTTCATATGTGACGGACTTTAAACAGCTGCTGCCCGAGGGTCGCAGCTTTTTGCCGTTTGATGCAACAGCTGTGCAGGATCAACAGGATGTGAGTTTGGTTAGCGGACGCGTGCGAGGTGCCCAAGAGAACAATGATACAGTCGAGACTGCTGCAAACACAACGCTGGCCACTCAAGCTAAAATGGCCTTGATGACCAGCGACACGGGTTTATCCTTTGAGGATCGTACTTGGCAAGGTTTGGATCCCGCTTTAGGTCAAACTGAGccagcaaaaatacaaaagggTCTCAATGGCATTCCCATTAAGTACTCCCACGACTAG
- the LOC132787264 gene encoding mitochondrial-processing peptidase subunit beta, whose amino-acid sequence MALRVLNVTQNMRSFTRGVDLIKRYKSALTVKKTLLNIPATQVTKLDNGLRVASEDSGASTATVGLWIDAGSRSENEKNNGVAHFLEHMAFKGTAKRSQTDLELEVENLGAHLNAYTSREQTVFYAKCLSKDVPKAVEILADIIQNSKLGEAEIARERSVILREMQEVESNLQEVVFDHLHATAYQGTPLGQTILGPTKNIQSIGKSDLTDYIQTHYKASRIVLAGAGGVKHDELVKLADQSLGRLEASLLPAEVTPCRFTGSEVRVRDDSLPLAHVAIAVEGCGWTDQDNIPLMVANTLVGAWDRSQGGGANNASNLARASAEDNLCHSFQSFNTCYKDTGLWGIYFVCDPLQCEDMLFNVQTEWMRLCTMVTEAEVERAKNLLKTNMLLQLDGTTPICEDIGRQILCYNRRIPLHELEQRIDAVSVQNVRDVGMKYVYDRCPAVAAVGPVENLPDYNRIRSSMYWLRV is encoded by the exons atggCATTGCGTGTGCTTAATGTAACGCAAAACATGCGCTCGTTTACGCGCGGCGTTGACCTAATCAAG CGCTACAAATCCGCTTTGACGGTGAAGAAGACTCTGTTGAACATACCCGCCACCCAGGTGACCAAGCTAGACAACGGTCTGCGCGTTGCTAGCGAGGATTCGGGCGCCTCCACCGCTACCGTTGGACTCTGGATCGATGCTGGTTCCCGCTCCGAGAACGAGAAGAACAATGGTGTCGCTCACTTCCTGGAGCACATGGCCTTTAAG GGCACTGCCAAGCGTTCGCAAACCGATTTGGAATTGGAGGTCGAGAATTTGGGCGCTCATCTGAATGCCTACACATCTCGGGAGCAGACTGTATTCTATGCCAAGTGTCTGTCCAAGGATGTGCCCAAGGCTGTAGAGATTCTCGCCGATATCATTCAGAACTCCAAGCTGGGTGAAGCCGAGATTGCGCGTGAACGTTCCGTCATTCTGCGTGAGATGCAAGAAGTCGAGAGCAATCTTCAGGAGGTGGTCTTTGACCATTTGCACGCCACCGCCTACCAGGGTACGCCCCTTGGCCAGACCATCTTGGGCCCCACTAAGAACATTCA ATCTATTGGCAAATCCGATTTAACCGATTACATTCAGACGCACTACAAGGCATCGCGCATTGTTTTGGCTGGCGCTGGTGGCGTCAAGCACGACGAACTCGTCAAGCTGGCTGATCAGTCGCTGGGCCGTCTGGAGGCCAGCCTTCTGCCCGCTGAAGTGACACCATGCCGCTTCACTGGCTCTGAGGTGCGTGTGCGCGATGACTCGCTGCCCCTGGCTCATGTGGCTATTGCTGTGGAAGGTTGCGGCTGGACCGATCAGGATAACATCCCCTTGATGGTGGCCAACACTTTGGTCGGTGCTTGGGATCGCTCCCAGGGCGGTGGCGCCAACAATGCATCTAACTTGGCTCGTGCCAGCGCTGAGGATA aTTTGTGCCACAGCTTCCAGTCGTTCAACACCTGCTACAAGGATACCGGCCTCTGGGGCATCTACTTCGTCTGCGATCCTCTGCAGTGCGAG GACATGCTCTTCAATGTGCAAACCGAATGGATGCGCTTGTGCACCATGGTCACAGAGGCTGAAGTTGAGCGTGCCAAGAACCTGTTGAAGACAAACATGCTGTTGCAATTGGATGGCACCACGCCTATCTGCGAGGACATTGGCCGTCAGATCCTGTGCTATAACCGCCGCATCCCACTGCATGAGTTGGAGCAGCGCATCGATGCCGTCAGCGTGCAGAATGTGCGTGATGTGGGCATGAAGTATGTGTACGACAGATGCccagctgttgctgccgttggtCCCGTCGAGAATTTGCCCGACTACAACAGAATCCGCTCCTCCATGTACTGGTTGAGGGTTTAA
- the LOC132787270 gene encoding cyclin-C — translation MAGNFWQSSHSQQWILDKQDLLRERQNDLLALNEDEYQKIFIFFANVIQVLGEQLKLRQQVIATATVYFKRFYARNSLKNIDPLLLAPTCILLASKVEEFGVISNSRLISICQSAIKTKFNYAYTQEFPYRTNHILECEFYLLENLDCCLIVFQPYRPLLQLVQDMNQEDQLLSLSWRIVNDSLRTDVCLLYPPYQIAIACLQIACVIMQKDATKLWFAELNVDLDKVQEIVRAIVNLYELWKDWKEKDEIQMLLSKIPKPKPPPQR, via the exons ATGGCTGGCAACTTTTGGCAGAGCTCACATTCACAACAATGGATACTCGATAAGCAGGATTTACTGCGCGAACGACAAAATGATTTGCTTGCGTTAAACGAGGATGAATATCAAAAGATCTTTATATTCTTTGCCAATGTCATACAAGTGCTGGGCGAACAGTTGAAATTACGCCAACAAGTCATTGCCACGGCTACAGTTTATTTTAAGCGTTTTTATGCGCGCAACTCCCTGAAAAACATTGATCCGCTGCTCCTGGCACCCACCTGCATCCTGCTGGCGTCTAAAGTGGAGGAGTTTGGCGTCATTTCGAACTCGCGCTTGATTTCCATTTGTCAATCGGCTATCAAGACCAAGTTCAACTATGCCTACACCCAGGAGTTTCCCTATCGTACCAATCACATCCTGGAATGCGAGTTTTACCTGCTCGAGAATCTCGATTGTTGTTTGATTGTCTTTCAACCGTATCGGCCATTGTTGCAACTGGTCCAAGACATGAACCAGGAGGATCAGCTGCTGTCGCTCAGTTGGCGCATAGTGAACGACTCGCTGCGCACTGATGTCTGTCTGCTATATCCGCCATATCAG ATAGCCATCGCCTGCTTGCAAATCGCTTGTGTTATTATGCAGAAGGATGCAACAAAACTCTGGTTTGCCGAACTCAATGTGGATCTGGATAAAGTGCAAGAGATTGTGAGAGCTATAGTTAATCTATACGAACTGTGGAAGGACTGGAAGGAGAAGGATGAAATACAAATGCTGCTTTCGAAGATACCCAAACCGAAACCACCGCCACAGCGCTaa